In Carya illinoinensis cultivar Pawnee chromosome 16, C.illinoinensisPawnee_v1, whole genome shotgun sequence, a single window of DNA contains:
- the LOC122298376 gene encoding MFP1 attachment factor 1-like, producing the protein MSDSNIIDAPPAEVPPEIEAQTQEKHQQEPDKKPGNKSITFTIWPPTQRTREAVVNRLVETLSTVSVLSKRYGTLPHDEASAAARLIEEEAFSAASGSGSAEDDGIEVLQVYSRDISRRMLETVKNRATTGSTVDTTARQTPSPSVEPTTTIASEENLSAETES; encoded by the coding sequence ATGTCCGATTCGAATATCATCGACGCACCGCCGGCGGAGGTGCCGCCGGAGATCGAAGCTCAAACTCAGGAAAAGCACCAGCAAGAGCCCGACAAGAAGCCGGGCAACAAGAGCATCACCTTCACCATCTGGCCCCCGACGCAGCGCACCCGCGAGGCCGTGGTGAACCGCCTCGTTGAGACCCTCTCGACCGTCTCCGTTCTCTCTAAGCGTTATGGCACCCTGCCACACGACGAGGCCTCCGCGGCCGCCCGCCTAATTGAGGAAGAGGCGTTCTCCGCCGCATCCGGCTCCGGCTCCGCAGAAGACGACGGCATCGAGGTCCTCCAGGTCTACTCCAGGGACATCAGCCGCCGTATGCTCGAGACTGTCAAGAACCGTGCCACTACTGGCTCTACGGTCGATACCACTGCGCGGCAGACTCCAAGTCCGTCCGTGGAGCCCACCACCACTATTGCCAGTGAGGAGAACTTGTCCGCTGAGACTGAATCTTGA